The following is a genomic window from Clostridium fungisolvens.
AAGAATTTAATCACAACTATTATTCCTATGGGGGATGGAATAGCTGTGACAAAGAGGAGGTAAAAATAATGAGAAAACCAGAAATATTAGCTCCAGCAGGGAGTCTTGAAAAATTAAAAACTGCTATTGATTTTGGAGCAGATGCTGTATATATAGGTGGAAGTAAGCTGAATCTAAGAGCTTTTGCTGATAATTTTACAAATGAACAAATAAGTGAAGGGGTAAAATATGCTCATGAAAGAGGAAAGAAAGTTTATGTAACAATGAATGTCTTCCCTCATAATGGTGATTTAGTAGGAATAGAGGAATATTTAAGAAATCTAAGAGATTTAGAAATTGATGCTATAATCGTTGCTGACCTTGCAATATTTGCTACAGCGAGAGAAGTAGTTCCTGATATGGAAATTCATATAAGTACCCAAGCTAACAATGTAAACTGGAGATCAGCAAAGTTCTGGTATGATCAAGGCGCAAAGAGAGTTGTACTTGCAAGAGAACTTTCTATAAAAGAAATAGAAGATATAACTTCCAAAATACCAGAAGATTGTGATATAGAGGCTTTTGTTCATGGATCAATGTGTATGTCTTATTCAGGAAGATGCTTAATTTCAAATTATATGACAGGAAGAGATTCTAATAGAGGTGCTTGTGCTCAACCATGTAGATACAAATATTATCTGGTTGAAGAAAAAAGACCTGGAGAATATTTCCCTGTATTTGAAGATGAAAAAGGTACATATATATTAAACTCTAAGGATTTGTGCATGATAGAACATATACCTGAGCTTGTAAAGAGTGGGATTTACTCCTTCAAGATAGAAGGAAGAATGAAGAGTTCTTATTATGTTGCAGCAGTGGTTAAAGCTTATAGGCAA
Proteins encoded in this region:
- a CDS encoding peptidase U32 family protein, whose product is MRKPEILAPAGSLEKLKTAIDFGADAVYIGGSKLNLRAFADNFTNEQISEGVKYAHERGKKVYVTMNVFPHNGDLVGIEEYLRNLRDLEIDAIIVADLAIFATAREVVPDMEIHISTQANNVNWRSAKFWYDQGAKRVVLARELSIKEIEDITSKIPEDCDIEAFVHGSMCMSYSGRCLISNYMTGRDSNRGACAQPCRYKYYLVEEKRPGEYFPVFEDEKGTYILNSKDLCMIEHIPELVKSGIYSFKIEGRMKSSYYVAAVVKAYRQALDAYWADPENYEFKKEWLDTVVKVSHRSYHTGFYFGEKNKQVYETSSYVRDYDIVGVVKSYDKETKLATIEQKNRVFEGDVVEVLRPEGDSFEVSLSDMKDHLGNKIEVAPRAQMIFTISSETELRENDMLIKSKGDN